A window from Desulfovibrio subterraneus encodes these proteins:
- a CDS encoding dihydroorotase: MSSILIIQNAQYLGETVDIVVRDGKIESVGPKADIPDGAEVFDAAGLKVFPSFIDCHVHLREPGFEYKEDINSGLRCAAHGGFGAVMAMANTRPVNDTASITRTMLAKAKATWPHGPRLYPVGAATVGLDGKELAPMAELAAAGCAAISNDGKPVGGAEMFRRCMEYAHTYGLIVIDHCEDPSLAKDTHMNEGATSGRIGVKGQSVVAESMQAARDILLSEYLDIPVHLAHISCKQSVELIRWAKERGVRVTAETCPHYLLIDDSELENYSTMAKVNPPLRTPADVQAMREALKDGTIDILVTDHAPHAEHEKECTLDEAPNGISGMDSAVALTWTLVTDGLISEADFIKRWCHEPARIFNLPINGFAKGDPADFFLFDPEEHWALTPEAMQSKGKNTPFLGRMLKGRVKAHWMGGVKIV; the protein is encoded by the coding sequence ATGAGCAGCATCCTGATCATACAAAACGCGCAGTATCTCGGTGAAACCGTCGATATCGTCGTGCGTGACGGCAAGATTGAATCCGTCGGTCCCAAAGCAGACATTCCTGATGGCGCGGAAGTGTTCGATGCGGCCGGTCTGAAGGTCTTCCCCAGTTTCATAGACTGCCACGTGCATCTGCGCGAGCCCGGTTTCGAATACAAGGAAGACATCAATTCCGGCCTGCGCTGCGCCGCGCACGGCGGTTTTGGCGCGGTCATGGCCATGGCCAACACCAGGCCCGTGAACGACACCGCATCCATCACCAGAACCATGCTCGCCAAGGCCAAGGCAACCTGGCCGCACGGCCCGCGCCTGTATCCCGTGGGTGCTGCCACCGTCGGGCTGGACGGCAAGGAACTTGCCCCCATGGCGGAACTGGCCGCAGCCGGCTGCGCCGCCATTTCCAACGACGGCAAGCCCGTGGGCGGTGCCGAAATGTTCCGTCGCTGCATGGAATACGCCCACACCTACGGGCTCATTGTCATTGACCACTGCGAAGACCCCTCCCTCGCCAAAGACACGCACATGAACGAAGGGGCCACCAGCGGCCGCATCGGCGTGAAGGGGCAGAGCGTGGTGGCGGAATCCATGCAGGCGGCACGCGACATCCTGCTTTCCGAATATCTCGACATTCCCGTGCACCTTGCGCACATCAGCTGCAAGCAGTCCGTGGAGCTTATCCGCTGGGCCAAAGAACGCGGGGTGCGCGTGACTGCGGAAACCTGCCCGCACTACCTGCTCATCGACGATTCCGAACTGGAAAATTACTCCACCATGGCCAAGGTGAATCCACCACTGCGCACGCCTGCGGATGTGCAGGCCATGCGCGAGGCGCTGAAGGACGGCACCATAGACATTCTGGTAACCGACCACGCCCCGCACGCCGAGCATGAAAAGGAATGCACGCTGGATGAGGCCCCCAACGGCATCTCCGGCATGGATTCCGCCGTGGCGCTCACATGGACGCTGGTAACGGACGGACTTATCTCCGAAGCTGATTTCATCAAACGCTGGTGCCATGAGCCTGCACGCATTTTCAACCTGCCCATCAACGGCTTTGCAAAGGGCGACCCTGCAGACTTCTTCCTCTTCGACCCCGAAGAACACTGGGCGCTCACGCCGGAGGCCATGCAGTCCAAGGGCAAGAACACGCCCTTCCTCGGCCGCATGCTCAAAGGACGCGTTAAAGCCCACTGGATGGGCGGCGTGAAGATCGTGTAG
- a CDS encoding HD domain-containing protein translates to MSQPFKDAIGICKTIMRNGYDAYVVNTLLQKELHNEDREAEIDIACEPTVEELTRLFPGLQSSPIQGALGLLKEGGITFHFYPADTEDASHPEATLARITPRLLKRLEETGSLPAHLACPYIPRTYETYDGFVSFNVGEIRMEGIPDETLRRNYLLGIRALRFAANFDLPLEKNTWMAIVKGASRILDYVPVTEIMDEWRKVEAENMWKFVQLLFESMILHGLLPEIAALSRVIQIKNEEGEQETVLEHTIGVMHKYPEEFTYDWLGTFAVLFHDVGKLYTAEHDGERWTFYQHHRVGAKVTRKLLSRLSIPQQDVDLICHLVRQHLRFHSMLTERGIRRFKALDEYPRLIELARADLKARGVALTSFNHNMKYLERADTPEQMTEPYLNGNDIMEATGLKPGPHVGIIRDALLKAQIAGQVNSVEEAVEYVKAYKL, encoded by the coding sequence ATGAGTCAGCCTTTCAAGGATGCCATCGGTATCTGCAAAACCATTATGCGTAACGGGTACGACGCCTACGTGGTGAACACCCTGCTGCAGAAGGAACTGCACAACGAAGACCGCGAAGCGGAAATCGATATCGCCTGCGAGCCCACCGTTGAAGAACTTACGCGCCTCTTCCCCGGCCTGCAGTCTTCGCCCATTCAGGGCGCGCTTGGCCTGCTCAAGGAGGGCGGCATCACCTTCCACTTCTATCCGGCCGACACCGAAGACGCATCGCACCCCGAGGCGACACTTGCACGCATCACCCCGCGCCTGCTCAAGCGTCTGGAAGAAACCGGCTCGCTGCCCGCACACCTTGCCTGTCCGTACATTCCCCGCACCTACGAAACCTATGACGGCTTCGTCAGCTTTAACGTGGGCGAAATTCGTATGGAAGGCATTCCGGACGAAACCCTGCGCCGCAACTACCTGCTGGGCATCCGTGCCCTGCGTTTTGCCGCCAACTTTGACCTGCCGCTGGAAAAGAATACATGGATGGCCATCGTAAAGGGCGCATCCCGCATTCTGGACTACGTGCCCGTGACCGAGATCATGGACGAATGGCGCAAGGTGGAAGCGGAAAACATGTGGAAGTTCGTGCAGCTTCTGTTCGAATCCATGATTTTGCACGGCCTGCTGCCCGAAATTGCAGCACTTTCCCGCGTTATTCAGATCAAGAACGAAGAAGGCGAACAGGAAACCGTGCTTGAGCACACCATCGGCGTGATGCACAAGTATCCGGAAGAGTTCACCTACGACTGGCTCGGCACCTTTGCAGTGCTGTTCCACGATGTGGGCAAGCTCTACACTGCGGAACACGACGGCGAACGCTGGACCTTCTACCAGCATCACCGCGTGGGCGCGAAGGTAACAAGAAAGCTCCTTTCCCGCCTTTCCATTCCCCAGCAGGATGTGGACCTCATCTGCCACCTTGTGCGGCAGCACCTGCGTTTCCACTCCATGCTGACGGAACGCGGTATCCGCCGCTTCAAGGCGCTGGATGAATACCCCCGCCTTATCGAGCTGGCCCGTGCAGACCTCAAGGCCCGCGGCGTTGCGCTTACCTCCTTCAATCACAATATGAAGTATCTGGAACGCGCAGACACCCCCGAGCAGATGACCGAACCGTATCTGAACGGTAACGACATCATGGAAGCCACCGGCCTCAAGCCCGGACCGCATGTTGGTATTATTCGTGACGCCCTGCTCAAGGCCCAGATCGCCGGTCAGGTGAACTCGGTTGAGGAAGCAGTGGAGTATGTGAAAGCGTATAAGTTGTAG
- a CDS encoding glycosyltransferase → MPILNITIPVFNRPELTRRTIEAVRKNTKLPHTLTAVDNGSEPETQDLLRELKEHGQLDYLFRLEKNYGVAVAANVGWRLIQAPIYMKLDNDVVIHNPKWLDIVLLHMKKAPRDAVWGADLNNQMRNKSFVPRPNGLIGSTIAHVSGGAILIPKGISDIAGYWCEDYGLYGCEDGDYGEKLKSLKIDQYYFDHTPFMEHLGHDSDSMKSDFGLDKSATQDQFRKLYTTNFLLYGMGYRAPNTPPQFIPDSFDGYTLTMQSNTHYKPIWRSLLEFHNIRMNHMFDKELNAHYLNLLVTAQNKHWVQAAFDAERAYERIRRQIGQPE, encoded by the coding sequence ATGCCCATCCTCAACATAACCATCCCTGTCTTCAACCGGCCCGAGCTGACGCGGCGGACCATTGAGGCGGTGCGGAAAAACACCAAACTCCCGCACACGCTTACTGCTGTGGACAACGGCAGCGAGCCGGAAACGCAGGACTTGTTGCGGGAGCTGAAGGAACACGGGCAGCTGGATTATCTGTTCCGGCTGGAGAAGAACTACGGGGTGGCAGTGGCGGCCAATGTGGGCTGGCGGCTCATTCAGGCCCCCATCTATATGAAGCTGGACAATGATGTGGTCATCCACAACCCCAAGTGGCTGGATATCGTGCTCCTGCACATGAAAAAGGCTCCGCGCGATGCCGTGTGGGGCGCGGACCTGAACAATCAGATGCGGAACAAGTCGTTTGTTCCGAGGCCAAACGGGCTGATAGGCAGCACCATCGCGCATGTTTCCGGCGGGGCCATACTCATTCCCAAAGGCATTTCAGACATTGCCGGTTACTGGTGCGAAGACTACGGCCTCTATGGATGTGAAGACGGCGACTACGGCGAAAAACTGAAAAGCCTGAAGATCGACCAATACTATTTCGACCACACTCCCTTCATGGAGCACCTCGGCCACGACAGCGATTCCATGAAAAGCGATTTCGGACTGGATAAAAGCGCCACGCAGGACCAGTTCCGCAAGCTCTACACCACCAATTTTCTCCTCTACGGCATGGGCTACAGAGCCCCCAACACGCCGCCGCAGTTCATCCCCGACAGCTTCGACGGCTACACACTCACCATGCAGAGCAACACCCACTACAAACCCATATGGAGAAGCCTGCTCGAGTTCCACAACATCCGCATGAACCACATGTTCGACAAGGAACTCAACGCCCACTACCTGAACCTGCTCGTCACCGCGCAGAACAAACATTGGGTGCAGGCAGCCTTTGATGCGGAGCGGGCATACGAACGCATACGCAGGCAGATCGGACAGCCTGAATAG
- the rlmN gene encoding 23S rRNA (adenine(2503)-C(2))-methyltransferase RlmN, translating to MVDILNLTFSELEAFLVERGEKAFRAKQIWQWLWNKYTRDFDAMTNVSKPTRALLKEQAAIIWPEVVTMQKSKDGTTKFLLRLTDGALVETVLIPGASGRLTQCLSCQVGCAMGCTFCSTGTMGFERNMTMAEILGQVLVAREYLQDDAANPILRNLVFMGMGEPLLNMKELMRSLESLNSVLGLQFSPRRITVSTCGIEKGLMELGETGLAYLAVSLHAPTQELRKQIMPKAANWHLDDLITALENYPLKTRERITYEYLLLGGVNDTEEHARQLVKLVSRTKGKLNLIVYNPSEGDPYKAPTEKAILAFEQVLWSKNITAIIRKSKGADIKAACGQLKASQQLECGNAEAKC from the coding sequence ATGGTCGATATTCTCAATCTTACCTTTTCCGAATTGGAAGCCTTTCTGGTAGAGCGCGGCGAAAAAGCCTTCCGCGCCAAACAGATATGGCAGTGGCTGTGGAACAAGTACACGCGTGATTTCGACGCCATGACGAACGTTTCCAAGCCTACCCGCGCACTGCTCAAGGAGCAGGCTGCCATCATCTGGCCCGAAGTGGTGACCATGCAGAAAAGCAAGGACGGCACCACAAAGTTTCTGCTGCGCCTCACAGACGGCGCGCTGGTGGAAACCGTGCTCATTCCCGGTGCCAGCGGCAGGCTCACGCAGTGCCTTTCCTGTCAGGTGGGCTGCGCCATGGGCTGCACCTTCTGCTCCACCGGCACCATGGGCTTTGAACGCAACATGACCATGGCGGAAATTCTGGGTCAGGTGCTCGTTGCCCGCGAATATCTGCAGGACGATGCCGCCAACCCCATTCTGCGCAACCTCGTCTTCATGGGCATGGGCGAACCGCTCCTGAACATGAAGGAACTGATGCGCAGCCTCGAAAGCCTGAACAGCGTGCTTGGCCTGCAGTTCTCCCCGCGCCGTATCACTGTTTCCACCTGCGGCATAGAAAAGGGCCTGATGGAACTCGGCGAAACCGGCCTTGCCTATCTGGCTGTGTCGCTGCACGCCCCCACGCAGGAACTGCGCAAGCAGATCATGCCCAAGGCCGCCAACTGGCATCTGGATGATCTGATCACCGCGCTGGAAAACTACCCGCTCAAAACCCGCGAGCGCATCACCTACGAATACCTGCTGCTCGGCGGTGTGAATGATACTGAGGAGCATGCCCGCCAGCTGGTAAAGCTGGTTTCCCGTACCAAGGGCAAGCTGAACCTCATCGTCTACAACCCCTCGGAAGGCGATCCCTACAAGGCCCCCACCGAAAAGGCCATTCTCGCCTTTGAACAGGTGCTGTGGTCCAAGAACATCACCGCCATCATCCGCAAATCCAAGGGCGCAGATATTAAAGCCGCCTGCGGCCAGCTGAAGGCATCGCAGCAGCTGGAATGCGGCAACGCAGAGGCGAAGTGCTAG
- the polA gene encoding DNA polymerase I: MSVKERLGLTTEPLYLMDGSAFIFRAFYAMQSMQRSDGFPTNALFIVTRILLKFLKDEQPTYFGFILDGKGKNFRHETYPEYKANRSATPEPLVQQLDPIKQAVRTLGLHLEISDNCEADDCIASLAARYKKERPVIIIGADKDLKQCLDENVFMWDPGVKQEKLTTLAEFREETGLEPSQWADFQAIIGDSSDNIPGVPGIGPKTAEKIFADYPTLEAIRDNFDALAPTLQKKFADHLENMFTFRTLTTLSTAQCDSLTLDHFRIDPIDGDKTADFLREYELRALLKDVAALAPVSAKVNTPATAKPAASDKPAAKSGTGSMQLGLFDAPAAPAAAPVAGHGSHAPEHGTNGNANRTSSLKLEDVTDVSALPDCSGKRIALVPMGEMLKRPECTMPSLLDMTAEEAKPEACIINVHVEGSDREYRYSGSLTALAGYATTADTVIAPDVKALLSIKSGWRSVESSRWFDLGLAAYLLDPEDRDYSWRRLSARADEFEVAAENPAQLAFALADDFMRRLQGADLVTLMRELELPLIRVLADMEEIGIHIDGTAFTAFLTEVQRELDRLTKAIYEAAGGSFNIRSAQQLGDLLFNKLGLKPKGKTKGGQISTSQAVLEKLAGEHEVIDLILEYRTLEKLRSTYLEPMPRLADAQGRIHTTFNQLATATGRLSSSNPNLQNIPVRGQFGPRMRACFTARKGCKLVSADYSQIELRVLAHCSQDPTLLEAFRNDQDIHSSTASVLFDVPTTEVSSDQRRNAKTINFGLVYGMGPQKLAQELKISLTEAKEFIERYFSKLQQLKAFYEQVEANAKEHGYVTTLIGRRRNVPEIQSGNNQMQSQARRQAINTVIQGSAADIIKIAMLRTAQDAELKTLKARLVLQVHDELLLEVPTENAEAAARRLADIMTGVHPGGTALDVPLKVDYGIGDGWHEAH; encoded by the coding sequence ATGTCTGTAAAAGAACGCCTCGGCCTTACAACGGAACCGCTCTACCTCATGGACGGCTCCGCATTCATATTCCGCGCCTTCTACGCCATGCAGTCCATGCAGCGCTCCGACGGCTTTCCCACCAACGCGCTGTTCATCGTCACCCGCATTCTGCTCAAGTTCCTCAAGGACGAGCAGCCCACCTATTTCGGCTTCATCCTCGACGGCAAAGGCAAGAATTTCCGTCACGAGACGTATCCCGAATACAAGGCCAACCGTTCCGCCACGCCGGAACCGCTGGTGCAGCAGCTCGACCCCATCAAGCAGGCAGTGCGCACGCTCGGCCTGCATCTGGAAATTTCCGACAACTGCGAGGCGGACGACTGCATCGCCTCCCTTGCCGCACGCTACAAGAAGGAACGCCCCGTCATCATCATCGGCGCGGACAAGGACCTGAAGCAGTGTCTGGACGAAAACGTGTTCATGTGGGACCCCGGCGTGAAGCAGGAAAAGCTCACCACCCTTGCCGAATTCCGTGAAGAGACCGGACTTGAACCCTCACAGTGGGCCGATTTTCAGGCCATTATCGGCGACTCGTCGGACAACATCCCCGGCGTCCCCGGCATAGGCCCCAAGACTGCGGAAAAGATCTTTGCGGACTACCCCACGCTGGAGGCCATCCGCGACAATTTTGATGCGCTCGCCCCCACGCTGCAGAAGAAGTTCGCCGACCATCTGGAGAACATGTTCACCTTCCGCACGCTTACCACGCTCTCCACGGCGCAGTGCGACAGCCTGACGCTGGACCACTTCCGCATCGACCCCATCGACGGTGACAAGACCGCCGACTTCCTGCGCGAATATGAACTGCGCGCCCTGCTCAAGGATGTGGCTGCCCTTGCCCCTGTCTCCGCCAAGGTGAACACGCCTGCCACAGCCAAGCCCGCCGCGAGCGACAAGCCCGCAGCAAAATCCGGCACCGGCTCCATGCAGCTTGGCCTGTTCGATGCTCCGGCGGCACCCGCTGCCGCACCTGTCGCAGGCCACGGCAGCCATGCTCCCGAACATGGCACGAATGGCAACGCGAACCGCACGAGCTCCCTCAAGCTGGAAGATGTTACCGATGTTTCCGCCCTGCCGGACTGCTCCGGCAAGCGCATAGCTCTGGTACCCATGGGCGAAATGCTCAAGAGGCCGGAATGCACCATGCCCTCGCTGCTGGACATGACCGCTGAAGAAGCCAAGCCGGAAGCATGCATCATCAACGTGCATGTGGAAGGCAGCGACCGCGAATACCGCTATTCCGGCTCACTCACCGCGCTGGCAGGCTATGCCACCACGGCCGATACGGTCATTGCACCGGATGTGAAAGCCCTTTTGAGCATCAAAAGTGGCTGGCGTTCCGTGGAATCGTCTCGCTGGTTCGATCTGGGGCTTGCCGCCTACCTGCTCGATCCTGAAGACCGCGATTACTCGTGGCGCAGGCTTTCCGCACGGGCGGACGAATTTGAGGTGGCCGCTGAAAATCCCGCACAGCTCGCCTTTGCCCTTGCTGACGACTTCATGCGCCGCCTGCAGGGTGCCGACCTTGTCACGCTCATGCGGGAGCTGGAACTGCCGCTCATCCGCGTGCTGGCAGACATGGAAGAGATCGGCATCCACATAGACGGCACCGCCTTCACCGCCTTTCTCACCGAAGTGCAGCGCGAACTGGACCGCCTGACCAAGGCCATTTACGAAGCGGCCGGAGGATCGTTCAACATCCGCTCCGCCCAGCAACTCGGCGACCTGCTTTTCAACAAGCTGGGACTCAAGCCCAAGGGCAAGACCAAGGGCGGGCAGATTTCCACCTCGCAGGCCGTGCTGGAAAAGCTGGCAGGCGAGCACGAGGTCATCGACCTTATTCTGGAATACCGCACGCTGGAAAAACTGCGCTCCACCTACCTTGAGCCCATGCCGCGCCTTGCGGATGCGCAGGGCCGCATACACACCACGTTCAACCAGCTGGCAACGGCCACGGGCCGCCTGTCGTCCAGCAACCCGAACCTGCAGAACATTCCCGTGCGCGGCCAGTTCGGCCCGCGCATGCGCGCCTGTTTTACCGCGCGCAAGGGCTGCAAGCTCGTCTCTGCGGACTACTCGCAGATTGAACTGCGCGTGCTGGCCCACTGCTCACAAGACCCCACCCTGCTCGAAGCCTTCCGCAACGATCAGGACATTCACAGCAGCACGGCTTCCGTCCTTTTTGACGTGCCCACCACCGAGGTGTCGTCCGACCAGCGCCGCAACGCCAAGACCATCAACTTCGGACTCGTGTACGGCATGGGGCCGCAGAAGCTGGCGCAGGAGCTGAAAATATCCCTCACCGAGGCCAAGGAATTCATCGAACGCTACTTCTCCAAACTGCAGCAGCTCAAGGCCTTCTATGAGCAGGTGGAAGCGAATGCCAAGGAACACGGCTACGTCACCACACTCATCGGCCGCCGCCGCAACGTGCCGGAGATTCAGTCAGGCAACAACCAGATGCAGTCTCAGGCGCGGCGTCAGGCCATTAACACCGTCATTCAGGGCAGCGCGGCAGACATCATCAAAATAGCCATGCTGCGCACCGCGCAGGATGCCGAATTGAAAACGCTGAAAGCCCGCCTTGTCCTGCAGGTACACGACGAACTGCTGCTGGAAGTACCCACAGAGAATGCCGAAGCAGCCGCCAGGCGTCTCGCCGACATCATGACCGGCGTGCACCCCGGCGGTACAGCGCTGGACGTGCCGCTCAAGGTGGATTACGGCATCGGCGACGGCTGGCACGAGGCGCACTAA
- a CDS encoding class I SAM-dependent rRNA methyltransferase, whose translation MKALYLKKGEDKRLRVGHLWLFSNEVDTNRSPLKEFQPGECVTVMSSKDMPVGSAYVNPASLISARIYSNEAETPLNADLLRERLGRAMELRDAMFGVPYYRLAFAEGDFLPGLVVDRYNDILVVQISTAGMEAVKDDVVSVLKDLCKPAGILLRNDMSSRDLEGLPRYTETAYGTVPAEIELIENGVQFTAPLTEGQKTGWFYDQRTNRSDFARFCKGKTVLDAFCYAGSFGCNAVKAGASAVTFLDASQTALDYATRNATRNMPEDGCDIDTVLGDALDTLQALKDSGRRFDVICIDPPAFIKRKKAYHDGLAAYQRVNRLAMELVEDGGIVMSCSCSQHLPAEDLNRALLHAANKTGARIQTLIQGHQGPDHPVHPAMPETHYLKSFCVRVLKGR comes from the coding sequence ATGAAAGCACTCTATCTCAAGAAAGGCGAAGACAAGCGCCTGCGCGTAGGTCACCTCTGGCTGTTCAGCAACGAAGTGGACACCAACCGCAGCCCGCTCAAGGAATTCCAGCCCGGCGAATGCGTTACCGTCATGTCCAGCAAGGACATGCCCGTGGGCAGTGCCTATGTGAACCCCGCCTCGCTCATCAGCGCGCGCATCTACTCCAACGAAGCGGAAACCCCGCTCAATGCAGACCTGCTGCGTGAACGCCTCGGCCGCGCCATGGAACTGCGCGATGCCATGTTCGGCGTTCCCTACTACCGCCTCGCCTTTGCAGAAGGCGACTTTCTGCCCGGACTGGTGGTGGACCGCTACAACGACATCCTTGTTGTACAGATAAGCACCGCAGGCATGGAAGCCGTGAAGGACGACGTGGTCAGCGTGCTGAAGGATCTGTGCAAGCCCGCGGGCATTCTGTTGCGCAACGACATGAGCAGCCGCGACCTTGAAGGTCTGCCCCGCTACACGGAAACCGCCTACGGCACTGTTCCCGCAGAGATCGAGCTGATTGAAAACGGCGTGCAGTTCACCGCCCCCCTTACGGAAGGCCAGAAAACCGGCTGGTTCTATGACCAGCGTACCAACCGCAGCGACTTTGCCCGCTTCTGCAAGGGCAAGACCGTGCTGGATGCCTTTTGCTACGCTGGCAGCTTCGGCTGCAACGCGGTGAAGGCCGGAGCCAGCGCAGTCACCTTTCTCGATGCTTCCCAGACCGCTCTCGACTACGCCACCCGCAACGCCACCCGCAACATGCCCGAAGACGGCTGCGATATCGATACGGTACTCGGCGATGCGCTGGATACCCTGCAGGCGCTCAAGGATTCGGGCCGCCGTTTCGATGTCATCTGCATAGACCCGCCCGCGTTCATCAAGCGCAAGAAGGCATACCATGACGGCCTTGCCGCCTATCAGCGCGTGAACCGCCTTGCCATGGAACTGGTGGAAGACGGCGGCATCGTCATGAGCTGTTCCTGCTCGCAGCATCTTCCCGCCGAAGATTTGAACCGCGCCCTGCTGCACGCCGCCAACAAGACCGGCGCGCGTATCCAGACGCTCATTCAGGGCCATCAGGGGCCGGACCATCCCGTGCATCCTGCCATGCCGGAAACCCATTACCTCAAGAGCTTCTGCGTGCGGGTGCTGAAGGGCCGCTAG
- a CDS encoding pyridoxal-phosphate-dependent aminotransferase family protein: MLNKPRLLTPGPTPLPEQIRLAMAQDMIHHRKSAFKLVMAELQERLRLLFGTAQPVMPLACSGSGVMTAAVTNLFAPGEKVIVVDGGKFGERWIKISEGHGLQVVTVKVEWGNAVSVAEVEAALDAHPDARGLLIQNSETSTGALHPVHLLGGLTRARNMLLVVDGISSVGISPCPMDELDIDCLVTGSQKGLMLPPGLGLIALSERAWAKAETVPPACFYFNLLSERANCLKNQTLFTTPVSLIIGLNESMKMFMEAGLDTVYRKQWALTMFARTSVKEMGLELLAKDRFTWGLTSVMLPEGIDGSKLLEIAAERFGVYMAGGQDHLKGRAIRIGHMGWVDWADLAAGLHALAESFRACGGYIGSRDYLEKGLQAYHEALLTYDGSM, encoded by the coding sequence ATGCTGAACAAACCCCGTCTCTTAACCCCCGGTCCCACGCCGCTGCCGGAACAGATTCGTCTGGCCATGGCGCAGGATATGATCCATCACCGCAAGTCTGCGTTCAAGCTTGTCATGGCTGAACTGCAGGAACGCCTGCGCCTGCTCTTCGGCACAGCGCAGCCTGTCATGCCTCTGGCATGTTCCGGTTCCGGCGTCATGACCGCAGCGGTGACCAACCTGTTCGCACCGGGCGAAAAAGTGATTGTCGTGGATGGCGGGAAGTTCGGCGAGCGCTGGATCAAGATCAGCGAAGGCCACGGCCTGCAGGTCGTGACCGTCAAGGTGGAATGGGGCAATGCCGTTTCCGTTGCCGAAGTGGAAGCCGCCCTTGATGCGCACCCGGACGCACGCGGCCTGCTCATCCAGAATTCCGAAACCTCCACCGGCGCACTGCACCCCGTGCACCTGCTGGGCGGTCTTACCCGCGCCCGCAACATGCTGCTGGTGGTGGATGGCATCTCTTCCGTGGGCATATCGCCCTGTCCCATGGATGAATTAGACATCGACTGCCTTGTCACCGGCTCCCAGAAAGGACTCATGCTGCCCCCCGGTCTCGGCCTCATCGCCCTGAGCGAACGCGCATGGGCCAAGGCGGAAACCGTGCCGCCCGCATGCTTCTATTTCAACCTGCTGAGCGAACGCGCCAACTGCCTGAAAAACCAGACCCTGTTCACCACGCCGGTCAGCCTTATCATCGGCCTGAACGAGAGCATGAAAATGTTCATGGAAGCCGGACTGGACACCGTGTACCGCAAACAGTGGGCACTGACCATGTTCGCCCGCACCTCCGTCAAGGAGATGGGGCTGGAACTGCTGGCCAAGGACCGCTTCACCTGGGGCCTTACCAGCGTGATGCTGCCCGAAGGCATTGACGGCAGCAAGCTGCTGGAAATTGCGGCCGAGCGCTTCGGCGTATACATGGCAGGTGGACAGGACCATCTGAAGGGTCGTGCCATCCGCATCGGCCACATGGGCTGGGTGGACTGGGCCGATCTTGCCGCCGGTCTGCACGCACTGGCAGAAAGCTTCCGCGCATGCGGCGGCTACATAGGTTCGCGCGATTATCTGGAAAAGGGCTTGCAAGCCTATCACGAAGCATTACTTACCTACGACGGTAGCATGTAA
- a CDS encoding DUF1844 domain-containing protein, translating to MSDAQNTGCGCGCGCSSKTQHQMPTVTFSTFILSLGSSALVHLGEVPDPETGQSTPNLLMAKHTIDVLTMLQQKTQNCLDADERKLLDGLLYELRMKYVVKGK from the coding sequence ATGTCGGATGCACAGAACACTGGCTGCGGCTGCGGTTGCGGTTGCAGCTCCAAGACGCAGCACCAGATGCCCACGGTCACTTTTTCCACGTTCATCCTCTCTCTGGGTTCCTCTGCCCTTGTCCATCTCGGCGAGGTGCCGGACCCCGAAACCGGACAAAGCACCCCCAACCTGCTCATGGCCAAGCACACCATAGACGTGCTCACCATGCTGCAGCAGAAAACCCAGAACTGCCTTGATGCCGACGAACGCAAACTGCTCGACGGCCTGCTCTATGAACTGCGCATGAAATATGTGGTAAAGGGGAAGTAG